The proteins below come from a single Nocardiopsis gilva YIM 90087 genomic window:
- a CDS encoding ABC transporter ATP-binding protein, producing MAARHQRVTTAHGTETEPHWAAHVRGLDRAFGGDRVLRGLDLDLAPGEFTALLGRSGSGKSTLLRVLAGLDGDYDGEAAADGAVAVAFQEPRLLPWKRVWANIVLGVATDAPREAATAALAEVGLAERADAWPLTLSGGQAQRVSLARALIREPRLLLLDEPFGALDALTRATMHDLVLKLWQRHRPAVLIVTHDVDEALLLADRALVLTDGRISHDIDVDLERPRRRQDPRAAELRAELLTALGVAPAAP from the coding sequence ATGGCGGCGCGGCATCAACGCGTGACCACGGCGCACGGCACGGAGACCGAGCCGCACTGGGCCGCGCACGTGCGCGGTCTGGACAGGGCTTTCGGCGGCGACCGGGTTCTGCGCGGCCTCGATCTCGACCTGGCCCCGGGCGAGTTCACCGCTCTGCTGGGGCGCAGCGGATCGGGCAAATCGACGCTGCTTCGGGTGCTCGCGGGACTGGACGGCGACTACGACGGCGAGGCTGCCGCCGACGGAGCGGTCGCCGTCGCCTTCCAGGAACCGCGGCTGCTGCCGTGGAAGAGGGTGTGGGCCAACATCGTGCTGGGAGTCGCGACCGACGCGCCGCGCGAGGCGGCGACGGCTGCGCTCGCCGAGGTCGGCCTGGCGGAGCGCGCCGACGCCTGGCCGCTCACGCTGTCCGGCGGCCAGGCCCAGCGCGTTTCCCTGGCGCGCGCCCTCATCCGCGAACCCCGGTTACTCCTGCTGGACGAGCCCTTCGGCGCCCTGGACGCACTGACCCGCGCCACCATGCACGACCTGGTCCTGAAGCTGTGGCAGCGGCACCGCCCCGCCGTCCTGATCGTCACCCACGACGTCGACGAGGCGCTGCTGCTCGCCGACCGAGCGCTCGTCCTCACCGACGGGCGTATCTCCCACGACATCGACGTGGACCTGGAACGTCCGCGTCGCCGACAGGACCCCCGAGCGGCGGAACTCCGCGCCGAGCTGCTCACCGCGCTCGGCGTCGCCCCCGCCGCACCGTGA